CGATGGTCGCGATCGTCAACGCCTCCCTCGCCGCCCGCTGCTGGCCGGGCATGGACCCTCTCGGGCGTCGCATCAAGGTCGGGCCGGCGGAGCGCGAACCGTGGCTGACGGTCGTCGGCGTCGTCGGAGACGTTCTCAACGGCGGGCTCGCCGACGGCGTCCGGCTTGCGACCTACGAGCCCTTCACGCAGCGGCCGACGGAGACGTTGTCGCTCGTCGCCCGGGTCGATCGCGGGTCCGAGGCGTCGGTCGCGGCGGTCGTCCGCGCGGTACGCGCCGTCGATCCGCGAATCGCGGTCTACGACGTCGCCTGGATGAAGGAGAGGATCCGGCAGGTCCTCGCGCCGCGCCGCACGTATACCGTCGCGACCGGTTTCTTCGCCGGCGCGACTCTCCTCCTCGCGGCGCTCGGTCTCTTCGGGCTTCTCTCCTCCGCCGTCAACGCCCGCACGCGCGAGATCGGCGTGCGCGTCGCCGTCGGAGCCCGGGCGGCCGATATCCGGGGGCTCGTCCTTCGCTGGGGCGGCCGGCGTCTCGCGGCGGGGATCGCCGTCGGCGCGCCCGCTTCCGCCGCGGCTGCCGAAGTCCTGGCTCGCCGCGTGCCCGGGTCGCTCTTCGGCATCTCCCCGAGCGACGGCGCGACGTTCGCGTCGGTCACGGGACTCCTCGCGCTCGTCGGTCTTGCCGCGGCCCTCGTCCCCGCCCGCCGGGCGGCGCGAATCGATCCGATGGAAGCGCTTCGGACGGAATAGACTCCGTCGATCGCCACGAAAGGAACACGATGATCGAACTCTCCCGCGTCGAAAAGTTCTATCCCACGGGACCGTCGAAGACCTGGGTCCTCCGCCAGATCGACCTCCGGATCGACGAAGGCGAATTCGTCTCGATCATGGGACCGTCCGGCTCCGGAAAGACGACGCTCCTTTCGATCATGGGGATGCTCGACGCCGACTGGTCGGGGGAATACCGGTTCCTCGGCGAGCCGATCCACGAGATGAAACCGAAGCAACGGGCGGAGATCGCCAAGAAGAACGTCGGCTTCGTCTTTCAGCAGTATCACCTCCTGGACAACCTGACCGTCCGCGAGAACCTGGACGTCCCCCTCTCCTACCGGAACGTGAAGGGCTCGGAACGGGCCGCGATGGTCGCCGACATGCTCGACCGGTTCCAGATCGTCGGGAAAAAGGACCTCTTCCCGACGCAGCTCTCCGGGGGACAGCAGCAGCTCGTCGGCGTCGCGCGGGCGCTGATCGCGAATCCGAAGCTGATTCTCGCCGACGAGCCGACGGGGAACCTCCACTCCGACCAGGGGCGCGAGATCATGGAGCTCTTCAAGAGGCTGAATGCGGCGGGCACGACGATCGTGCAGGTCACGCACTCGGAGACGAACGCCGCGTACGGGAACCGGATCGTGAGGCTCAGGGACGGCTGGCTCGTCAAATGAGGCCGGTGCGGACCGGACGCGCCGCCGTGCGGACGCGAAAGCCCGGCCTTCGTCATCGGTCGAAGGATCCGCTTCGCGGGCTCTCCGCGCGAGCGTCCCGGGTCACCGCTCCCCGCTGCTAAGCTAGCGCCCCATGCGGCCATCGCCTCCCGCGCGAATCCTCGTCGCCGACGACCAGCCGGACGTGCTGGAGGCCCTGCGTCTCCTCCTGAAGACGGAGCGCTACGCGACGGAGACGGCTCCCTCTCCGGCCGCCGTCCTCGACGCGGTCCGGCGGCGCGAGTACGACGCGCTCCTGATGGACCTGAACTACGCGCGGGACACGACCTCCGGGCAGGAAGGTCTGGACCTCCTCAGCCGGCTGCGCGAGATCGACGACCATCTCCCGGTGATCGTCATGACGGCGTGGGGGTCGATCGACCTCGCCGTCGAGGCGATGCGCCGCGGCGCCCGGGATTTCATCCAGAAGCCGTGGGACAACGCGCGCCTCCTCGCGACGGTCCGAACCCAGGTGGAGCTCGGCGCCGCGCTCCGCCGCGGACGGCGCCTGGAGGCGGAGAACCGCGTTCTCCGCGAGATCGCCCCGTCGTTCATCGCCGACTCCCCCGCGATGCAGCCGGTCCTTCAGATGATCGCCCGGGTCGGTCCGACCGACGCGAACGTCCTCGTCACGGGCGAGAGCGGCACCGGGAAGGGCCTGGTCGCGCAGGCGCTCCATGCCGCGTCGCCGCGCGCCGCGGGTCCGTTCGTCGCGATCAACATGGGGGGCCTGCCGGAGGGCGTCTTCGAGAGCGAGCTCTTCGGCCACGTACGCGGCGCCTTCACCGACGCGAAAGCCGATCGCATCGGCCGGTTCGAGCTCGCGGCCGGGGGGACTCTGTTCCAGGACGAGATCGCGAACCTGACGCTCGCGCAGCAGGCGCGGCTCCTCCGGGTGATCGAAACCGGCGAATTCGAGGCGGTCGGTTCCTCGCGCACCCGGAAGGTCGACGTCCGGATCATCTCGGCGACCAACGCCGACCTGCGGACGGAAGTCGCGGCCGGACGGTTCCGGCAGGACCTCCTCTTCCGGCTGAACACCGTCGAGATTCCCCTTCCCCCGCTCCGGGAAAGACGAGACGACCTTCCGGCGCTGGCGGAGCAGTTCCTGCGGCAGCACGCCGGCAAGCACCGGAAGCCGGCCGTCGGTTTCGGCCCGGCCGCGCTCGAGACGATGCGCGCCTACGCCTGGCCCGGCAACGTCCGCGAGCTCGAGCACGTCGTGGAACGCGCCGTGCTCATGGCGGAGGGACGGGAGATCCGCGCCGCGGATCTCGGGCTCTCTCCGGCGAGCGCGCCCGCGACGGCCGTCGAGGAAATGAGCCTCGAAGAGGTGGAGACGCTCCTCATCCGGAAGGCGCTCGCGCGCTTCGACGGGAACGTGAGCCGGGCGGCGGAATTCCTCGGCCTTTCCCGCAGCGCGTTGTACCGCCGCCTCCAGCGGTACGGTCTGTGACCGGAGGCGCCGCCGCGCCGTGAGCCGCCGGAAACTCAGCCACGAATCGCAGGTCCTCCGGCTGGCGCTCGCGGCGGGGCTCCCCGCGCTCCTCGCGTGCGTCGTGCTCCTCTGGCTCGACCGGACGGACCCGCGGCTCTCGATTCCGCTGATCGCGATCCTGACGGCGCTCTGGCTCGGGTTCGCGTTCGCGGTCCGCGAGCGGGTCGTCCGGTCGCTCCAGACCGTCGCGAACCTGATCGGCGGCCTCCGGGAGAGCGACTATTCCCTCCGCGGGAGGGAGCTCGGCGGGGACGACGCGATGGGAGACGTCGTCTGGGAGATCAACCAGCTGACGGAGATCCTGCAGCAGCAGAGATTCGGCGCGATCGAGTCCGCGGCGCTGCTGAAGGCGGTCATGACGAAGATCGAGATCGCGATCTTCGCGTTCGACGACGAGGAACGCGTGCGCATCGCCAACCGCGCCGGCGAGCGGCTCCTCGGCGCGCCGATGGACCGCCTGCTCGGGCGGACGGCGGCCGATCTCGGCGTCGCCGACTGGCTCACCGGGGCGCCCGCGAAGACCATCCAGGGGCCGATCGCCGGCCGGTCGGGGCGCTGGGCCGTCCGGCGCTCGGTGTTCCGGGAACGAGGACGCCCCCAGCAGCTCGTCGTCGTGGCCGATCTCCAGCAGGCGCTCCGGGAGGAGGAGCGCCAGGCCTGGCAGCGGATCATCCGCGTCCTCGGGCACGAGCTCAACAACTCGCTCGCGCCGATCCAGTCGATCGCGGAGAGCCTCCAGGGAATCGTCGCGCACGGCGACCGGCCCGAGGACTGGGAATCGGACCTTCGCCGCGGCCTCCAGGTGATCGGCGCGCGCGCCGCCGCGCTCTCCCGGTTCATGGACGGCTACCGGCAGCTCGCCCGTCTTCCCGCGCCGCAGCCGCGTCCGGTCGTCCTGGAGGAGCTCGCGCGCCGGGTTGCCGGCCTCGAAACGCGCGTGCGGGTGGAAATCCGCAGCGGGCCGCCCGTCGTCCTCGACGCCGACGCCGATCAGATCGAGCAGCTCCTCATCAACGTGATCCGGAACGCGGCGGACGCCGCCCTCGAAACCGGGGGGGGCGTCGTGCTCTCGTGGCGCGACCACCCCGACGAGGTCGAGATCACGGTGACCGACGGCGGACCCGGTCTCGCGAACACCGCCAACCTCTTCGTCCCTTTCTTCACCACGAAGCCGGGGGGCTCCGGGATCGGCCTCTCGCTCTCGCGCCAGATCGCCGAGGCGCACGGCGGATCGCTGTCTCTCGAGAACCGGCGCGACGCGAAAGGATGCGTGGCGAGGCTGGTCCTGCCGCTGAGGGGCGCCGCGGGCGACTGACGCGGCCTTCGTGCTCCTGGATTCGTGTATTGTCCGAGGGAGAACCCTCGCGCTCGGGCGACTGGGCCGTCAGCGGCCCCCGGCTTCGAGGTACGGCGAGGCGTGAGCCCGATCGCGTCGTTCGGCTACGAACCGCCTTCGACGTCGATCCGCCGCAGCCCCGGCGAAGGCGGTGAGATGCGGGTCGCCCGAGGCCTACCCGCGCGTGTGTCGCCGGCTCTCGCGGGCCGCACCCGCCTTAGTAGTAAGGTTCCCAGATCCAGAAAATCATCTCGCTGATCCGGGCCGCCAGTCCCCGGTGCTCCCACTTCTGGCGCGTCACCTGCCGGCAGCGCTTCCAGTCGTCCTCGAACATCGCCGTGACTTCGGCGGCGAAGCCCCGGTCGTAGAAGGCGAGGCTCTCCTCGGCGTTCTTCCCCATCGAGCGCTGGTCGAAATTGATCGAGCCGATCGTCGAGAAGACGCCGTCGACCACGAAGGTCTTGTTGTGCATCATGGTCGGCTGGTATTCGTAGATCTGGATTCCCGCATCCAGCAGGGGCCCGTAATGCAGCCGCGAGGCGAGACGCACCATCGGAAGGTCGATGTTCGTTCCCGGAACCATCACGCGGACGTCGACGCCCCGCTTTTTGGCGCGGATCAGGGCGTTGCGGGTCTGCTTGTCCGGCAGGAAATAGGCGTTCTGAATGAGGATGGACCGCCGCGCCGCCTGGATCGCCATGTAATAGAGCTCTTTCGGGACCGAGGACGCGTCGCCGCGAGACGCCTTGATCGCCTCGACCTCGATGTTCCCGCGAGGCGCGACCTTCGGGTAGAACTTGTCCCCCGCGAGGATCTCCCCGGTCGTGTACGTCCAGTCCTCGGCGAAGATCGCCTGCATCTGCGGGACCACCGGCCCCTCCACGCGAACCTGGGTGTCGCGCCATTCCTTCGTGTTCCGCGCGTCGCCGAGCCAGCGCTCGTCGATCCCGAGGCCGCCGGTGTAGCCGACGTCGCCGTCGACGATGAGGAGCTTGCGATGAGTGCGTTTTCCGATCTTGTAGATCGAAAAGAGCCGGATCGGCCTGTAGACGCGGACCTTGACGCCCGCCTGCTTGAGCGGCTCCTCGAGATCGCCGAGCTTGCTCCCGTAATCGTCGATCAGGAACCGGACCTCGACCCCGCGTTTCGCGGCGTCGATCATCGCGGCGGCGAACTGCCGTCCCGCATCGTCCGGCTGGAAAATGTAGGTCTCGAGATCGACGCTCACTTTCGCGTTCCGGATGTCGCCGGTCATCGCGGGAAAGATCTGGTCGCCGTTCTTCAGGATCCGGGCCGCATTCCCGCCGACCATGTTGCTGCTCAGCGTGTCGAGCGATCGACGGAACTGCGGGTCCGAGACGCCGAAGTCGGGAACGAAATGGTAGATTTCCCGCTTTTCGGAAGCGAGCACGCTGTGCGTCACCGTGCAGCGAAGCTGGAGCGCCGCCGCGAGGACGACGGTCGCGGCCAGAACCCGGCGGCGGGCGGAAAGCGTCACGGCCGGCGGGACACCGCTTCGGCCGTCGCGCGGGCGCCGCGAGAGGCTCCGTCCGCTTCCCAGAGGAGCGGGCGCGGGCCGGCGTCGCGGGCGACGCGAGTTTCGGAGCGGGCCAGTCCGGCGCGTCGTGAGCTCTTCGGCGCGCCGCTGACGAGCACGGCGATGCCACCGACGAGGAAAAAAGCTCCGATGAGCGCGCAGAGGGTCTTCACGGTTGTCTCCTGACACCGCTACGGAATGCAGGAACGGTGCCACGGATCGAGGAGACGAGATCGGCGGTCAGGATGGGCGGCGCGGCGGGAAGGGACCGCGAAAGGCGTCGCGGTAGAGCGTCGCCGACGGGACGTCGTCTTCGTTCCCGACGATCGCGACGACGTCGAAGCGGCAAGCGCGTCCGTGCAGGCGGCGGCGAGCGAGGTACCACTCCGCCGCCCGGGCGATCCGTCTCTGTTTCTCGGGAGTGACGGCCGCCGCCGGATGTCCCGCGACCGGCCCGCGCCGCCATTTCACCTCGACGAAGCAGAGCAGGTCCGCCTCCTCCGCGATCACGTCGAGCTCGCCGGCCGGAGTGCGGAAGTTCCGTTCGCGGATTCGAAAACCGTTCCGCCGGAGGAACGAGACGGCGAGGGACTCGCCCCGCTCTCCCGACGCGCGGGTCGCGACGGGCTTCCGTTCGGCCGCCGGCCCCGGCGCGAGCGCCCGGCGCAGCCGGGCGGCGAGCGAAGCCCACGTTCCACGGAGCGTCACGGCCCGATTATCCCCCGCCCATTCTCCCGGAGCTTCCGGGATAAACTGCGCGCGCTTGACACCGTTCTCCCTCTTCGGCGCCTCGCGGCGCGCGCTCGCGGAGGCCGTTTCCCGGGCCGTTGCGGAGGCCTTCGGAACACCCCCGGCCGCGGTCGAGCTCGAACGGCCGGCCAATGCCGCCCACGGCGATTACTCGACGACCGTCGCCTTCGATCTGGCGAAGGCGCTGCGCCGGCCGCCGCGCGAGATCGCGGCCCGGCTCGCGGAAACGATCGTGCTCCCGCCCGGAGTCGCGCAGGCGCGGGTGGAGGGCGCGGGCTACGTGAACTTCCGCCTCGACCGTCCGAGCTTCATCGCGCGCTTCCTCGCCGAAGCTCCGGAGGACGCCGCCGGAACGGGAGCCGGCGACAAGGTGATCGTCGAGCACACGAACATCAATCCGAACAAGGCGGCCCACATCGGCCACCTGCGCAACGCGATCCTCGGCGACACGCTCGTCCGATGCCTCCGCGCCTCCGGGACTCCCGTCGAAGTCCAGAACTACATCGACGACACCGGCGTCCAGGTCGCCGACGTGGTCGTCGGCTTCTGGGACCTCCGCCAGTGGAGCCTCGACCGGATCCGCGCGGCGATCGCGGACCCGGCGAGCGCGGGGGCGCACTATCGCGCGTTCGGCGACGTCTGCTGGGACGTCTACGCGGAGGTCGGCCGCTGGTACGAGTCGGACGTCTCGACGAAGGGCCTTCGGAACGAAACCCTCCACGCGATGGAGGAGGGCGGCAACGCGCGCTCCGCCGCCGCCGCGATGATCTCGGAGGCGGTCGTGCGGGAGCACGTCGCGACCATGGGGCGCCTCGGCGTCGCCTACGATCTCCTCCCCCGCGAGTCCGACATCCTCGCGAAGCACTTCTGGACCCGGGCATTCGATCTCCTCAAAGGACGCGCCGCCATCGCGCTCGAAACCGAGGGGAAGCACGCGGGGTGCTGGGTGATGCGGCTCACGCACTCGGAGGAATTCGCGGGCCTCGAGGAACCGGACAAGATCCTGGTCCGGAGCAACGGGACCGTCACCTACACCGGGAAGGACATCGCCTACCAGCTCTGGAAATTCGGGAAGCTCGGCCTCGATTTCGACTACG
This genomic interval from Thermoanaerobaculia bacterium contains the following:
- a CDS encoding ABC transporter ATP-binding protein, whose product is MIELSRVEKFYPTGPSKTWVLRQIDLRIDEGEFVSIMGPSGSGKTTLLSIMGMLDADWSGEYRFLGEPIHEMKPKQRAEIAKKNVGFVFQQYHLLDNLTVRENLDVPLSYRNVKGSERAAMVADMLDRFQIVGKKDLFPTQLSGGQQQLVGVARALIANPKLILADEPTGNLHSDQGREIMELFKRLNAAGTTIVQVTHSETNAAYGNRIVRLRDGWLVK
- the argS gene encoding arginine--tRNA ligase; translated protein: MTPFSLFGASRRALAEAVSRAVAEAFGTPPAAVELERPANAAHGDYSTTVAFDLAKALRRPPREIAARLAETIVLPPGVAQARVEGAGYVNFRLDRPSFIARFLAEAPEDAAGTGAGDKVIVEHTNINPNKAAHIGHLRNAILGDTLVRCLRASGTPVEVQNYIDDTGVQVADVVVGFWDLRQWSLDRIRAAIADPASAGAHYRAFGDVCWDVYAEVGRWYESDVSTKGLRNETLHAMEEGGNARSAAAAMISEAVVREHVATMGRLGVAYDLLPRESDILAKHFWTRAFDLLKGRAAIALETEGKHAGCWVMRLTHSEEFAGLEEPDKILVRSNGTVTYTGKDIAYQLWKFGKLGLDFDYAPFAPDWNAGRGAGESIPADVRSHPVWRTETGASGEHPSFGGATRVVNVIDQRQSYPQKVVREGLLALGFEAEANRSIHFAYEMVAMTPKSVARLAEEFGDEYRLTDDDRGKAFVEMSGRKGLGVKANDLLELLVREARKRAVGNELEAPPSDGAWLSIPEAIAVGALRYFMLKFGRNKVIAFDFDEALNFEGDSGPYLQYSSVRVENILRKLRDRRLPADVDAAALGEEAWEDDLWEIFVETARIDEVVARAVETLEIAAVARHAYALAQAFSRFYHRHPIASEEDARVRNRRLAAALAFRAGLARLLSLLGIPSPEKM
- a CDS encoding YraN family protein, giving the protein MTLRGTWASLAARLRRALAPGPAAERKPVATRASGERGESLAVSFLRRNGFRIRERNFRTPAGELDVIAEEADLLCFVEVKWRRGPVAGHPAAAVTPEKQRRIARAAEWYLARRRLHGRACRFDVVAIVGNEDDVPSATLYRDAFRGPFPPRRPS
- a CDS encoding sigma-54 dependent transcriptional regulator translates to MRPSPPARILVADDQPDVLEALRLLLKTERYATETAPSPAAVLDAVRRREYDALLMDLNYARDTTSGQEGLDLLSRLREIDDHLPVIVMTAWGSIDLAVEAMRRGARDFIQKPWDNARLLATVRTQVELGAALRRGRRLEAENRVLREIAPSFIADSPAMQPVLQMIARVGPTDANVLVTGESGTGKGLVAQALHAASPRAAGPFVAINMGGLPEGVFESELFGHVRGAFTDAKADRIGRFELAAGGTLFQDEIANLTLAQQARLLRVIETGEFEAVGSSRTRKVDVRIISATNADLRTEVAAGRFRQDLLFRLNTVEIPLPPLRERRDDLPALAEQFLRQHAGKHRKPAVGFGPAALETMRAYAWPGNVRELEHVVERAVLMAEGREIRAADLGLSPASAPATAVEEMSLEEVETLLIRKALARFDGNVSRAAEFLGLSRSALYRRLQRYGL
- a CDS encoding ATP-binding protein gives rise to the protein MSRRKLSHESQVLRLALAAGLPALLACVVLLWLDRTDPRLSIPLIAILTALWLGFAFAVRERVVRSLQTVANLIGGLRESDYSLRGRELGGDDAMGDVVWEINQLTEILQQQRFGAIESAALLKAVMTKIEIAIFAFDDEERVRIANRAGERLLGAPMDRLLGRTAADLGVADWLTGAPAKTIQGPIAGRSGRWAVRRSVFRERGRPQQLVVVADLQQALREEERQAWQRIIRVLGHELNNSLAPIQSIAESLQGIVAHGDRPEDWESDLRRGLQVIGARAAALSRFMDGYRQLARLPAPQPRPVVLEELARRVAGLETRVRVEIRSGPPVVLDADADQIEQLLINVIRNAADAALETGGGVVLSWRDHPDEVEITVTDGGPGLANTANLFVPFFTTKPGGSGIGLSLSRQIAEAHGGSLSLENRRDAKGCVARLVLPLRGAAGD
- a CDS encoding phospholipase D-like domain-containing protein encodes the protein MTLSARRRVLAATVVLAAALQLRCTVTHSVLASEKREIYHFVPDFGVSDPQFRRSLDTLSSNMVGGNAARILKNGDQIFPAMTGDIRNAKVSVDLETYIFQPDDAGRQFAAAMIDAAKRGVEVRFLIDDYGSKLGDLEEPLKQAGVKVRVYRPIRLFSIYKIGKRTHRKLLIVDGDVGYTGGLGIDERWLGDARNTKEWRDTQVRVEGPVVPQMQAIFAEDWTYTTGEILAGDKFYPKVAPRGNIEVEAIKASRGDASSVPKELYYMAIQAARRSILIQNAYFLPDKQTRNALIRAKKRGVDVRVMVPGTNIDLPMVRLASRLHYGPLLDAGIQIYEYQPTMMHNKTFVVDGVFSTIGSINFDQRSMGKNAEESLAFYDRGFAAEVTAMFEDDWKRCRQVTRQKWEHRGLAARISEMIFWIWEPYY